A single Desulfomicrobium apsheronum DNA region contains:
- a CDS encoding STAS domain-containing protein produces MFSCTVQGPPEHPVIKLSGSLTLEHSREIHAELLARLPKADVITLDLGDSEKSDLSFVQILCSLLKEQDKAISFTSLPPHLLENAASLGADSLIKEISNRTEDNP; encoded by the coding sequence ATGTTTTCATGCACCGTCCAGGGCCCCCCGGAACACCCGGTCATAAAACTTTCCGGCAGTCTCACTCTTGAACATTCCAGGGAAATTCACGCCGAGCTGCTGGCCCGTTTGCCAAAGGCCGATGTCATTACCCTTGATCTGGGTGATTCGGAAAAATCGGATCTCTCTTTTGTCCAGATCCTCTGTTCCCTCCTGAAGGAACAGGACAAGGCAATCAGCTTCACAAGCCTGCCCCCCCACCTGCTCGAAAACGCGGCGAGCCTCGGGGCGGACAGTCTCATCAAGGAAATATCGAATCGCACAGAGGATAACCCATGA
- a CDS encoding response regulator: MSKTIMTVDDSASVRQMVSLTLKDAGYTVIEACDGKDALAKLSGPVDMIVTDLNMPNMNGIELIRAVRATPQYKFVPIVMLTTESQASTKEEGKAAGATGWIVKPFKPDQLLAVAKKLLR, encoded by the coding sequence ATGAGCAAAACCATAATGACGGTTGATGACTCGGCCAGCGTCCGTCAGATGGTCAGCCTGACCTTGAAGGACGCGGGGTACACGGTCATCGAGGCCTGCGACGGCAAGGATGCCCTGGCCAAGCTGTCCGGACCGGTGGACATGATCGTGACCGATCTCAACATGCCCAACATGAACGGCATCGAACTCATCCGCGCCGTGCGCGCCACGCCTCAGTACAAATTCGTGCCCATCGTCATGCTGACCACGGAATCCCAGGCATCCACCAAAGAGGAAGGCAAGGCGGCCGGAGCCACCGGCTGGATCGTCAAACCTTTCAAACCGGATCAGCTCCTGGCGGTTGCCAAGAAACTGCTGCGCTAA